Below is a window of Lacrimispora xylanolytica DNA.
GATGACAAAGTGCTTCTCTCTAAAATCGAACGGCTCTTAAAATCCACCAGTCTTGTCATGCTTGACATCAAACACATCGATAACGAAAAGCACAAGCCATTAACCGGACATTCTAACAACAATATATTGGATTTTGCCCGGTACTTAGATGAGTTAGAGGTTCCCGTTTGGGTCCGGCACGTAGTGGTGCCGGGTCTCACGGACCAGGAAGAGGATTTATACCGCCTGGGCCGTTTTATCGGAGAACTGACAAATGTCAAAGCTCTTGATGTTCTTCCCTATCATGACATGGGTAAGGTGAAGTATGAAAGCCTTGGAATGGAGTATCCGTTAAAGGATGTTCCTCCTATGTCTAAGGAGAATGCCGTTGCGGCGAAGAAGATTATTCTCAGCGGTATTAAAGCCGCAAGATTAGACAAAACTAACTGACTTTGCTCCTAAAATTATACATGAAATGCATAGTTTACTACTTGATTAATTTTTATTAATAGTATAAAATATAGAAAAATGTATAGAATATAAGGAGGTAATTTATAATGGCACGTGTTATTAGTGATGCTTGTGTTAGTTGCGGAACCTGTGAAGGCGAGTGCCCAGTAAGCGCTATCAGCCAGGGCGACTCTATGTTCGTTATTGATGCTGATTCCTGTATCGATTGCGGCGCTTGTGAAGGTGTATGCCCAACTGGAGCTATTTCCGAAGCTTAATTTATGAATACATAAATGCCTCTTCCGTAAGGAAGGGGCATTTTGTTATTTCTTTTTATCTCCTTCTATCATGAGAGAAAGGATGTTTCTATATGAGAAAACCTCTGATTGGTCTCACGCCTTATCACGATACGGATAATCACGATATTAAGATGCGTCCCACCTATTTAAGGGCCTTAAAGGCCGCAGGAGCCATTCCTGTTGTCATGCCCTTAGAAGCTTCCAAAGATGATTTATTGCAGCTTACCGATGAACTAGACGGCTTCCTGTTTGCAGGAGGACCTGATGTCCATCCTTTTTTATTTGGAGAAGAAACCAGAGAAGGCTGTGGCAATGTTTCTAAGGAACGGGATCAGATGGAGCTTACTCTCCTTCCCCTGATTTTAGCCCTTGGAAAACCGGTGCTTGGCATCTGCCGGGGAATCCAGGTTTTAAACATCGGGCTTGGCGGTGATATCTGGCAGGATATCCCTTCCCAGGTGAAACGTGACTTCCCCGTTGCCCATTCCCAGCCATTTTATTACAACATGCCAAGCCATACGGTCACTTTATCAGATGACAGCCTCCTTTCTTCCATTGCAGGAAAATCGGAATTAAAGGTGAACAGCATGCACCACCAGGCAGTCAGAGAGGTAGCTCCTGGTCTTATTGCAACGGCATGGTCCCCGGATCAGCTGGTGGAAGCCATAGAAATGCCTGGTTACCCCTTCTTTTTGGGTGTTCAGTGGCATCCGGAATATTTGTGGGAAAAAGATGATGTGGCGTTACGAATGTTTCAGACGTTTGTTGATGCATGTAGAAAAGAATAAGCTTACAGAAAAATCCGCAGTCTCACTTTCAGTGGCAACTGCGGATTTTTGCCTGAACAGGTATCCCTGTTGTTTTATCTGAAAGTAGTGTGGTGTTACAGTTTTTTCCCGTTTCTCCCGAACTTTTTTTTGCGGTTGAAAAAAGGAATCTTGGAAGCGGCTGCTTCGGCACGGCCTTTGTTGTCTTTTTGATACGTTCTTAAAAGCTCGTCCAATTGCTTGTAACGCTCTTCTTCTTTTTCTTCTTTTAAACTCATTAGATACTGCATTTCCTTAATGACCTTATCATTGACCAGACAGCTTACATCCTGACTTAGCTGTTCATTATTGACCTCTAAGGCTCGTCCAATAATGTGGTTCATGATCTCCTGGAACTGCTCCATTTTTTCTGAGGCAATGGAAACCGGCGCTGTATTATGTATGTCCAGGACTGTCCCGCCCTCTTGACCAGATAAGCTTCCCTCTTTTAATTCCTGGGTGATCTGGCCCTCCAATAAATCATCGGGGATGATGGGATCTTCGCTTCCCTCAATGACCTTATCAAGCGCTGTTTTGATGGCTTTTAACTGGTATCCCTTTTCTTTCAAGTCTTTGATCTGCCTGAATAAACGGATGTGGGTCTCGGTGTAATACCGGTGCCCCATCTCATTTCTGGGAATGTCTAATTGAAGCTCGTCCTCCCAGTATCGAAGGACATGGGATTCCACATCGACTTTCCGCGATGCATCCGATATTAAGTAATGTATCTCAGCCATAGCTATATCCTCTCCTTTGGTTCACTAAGTTTTCATAACCTTACTATTTATATCATATGCTGGTTTCATACGGATTATGAATATAGAATGAAATTTTTTTAGGATATTGGGCAATATTTTAATGAAAAACCATTGGGATTGCTTATTACGTTCATTCTTTCCCTCATATTCACATCATGGTACTTCTCTCTTTCATACTTGCTTCTATGGGCTACATATTACCAGTGCAAAGGGGACATATTATTTTATACGACTTGATGCATGTGATAAAATAGCTTTAACGTTAGATAGACAGGAGAAATAAATATGGCAAAGACATTAGAAACAAAGGATAACACCGGAAATAGGCCCGGTAAGCTGATGCGCCTGTTATTAAGAATAATCGCAGGAATCGTAATCGTTCTCATATTGTTTCTGGCTATCACTTATGTGGTGAATGCAATCTGTAACCGCATGGAAAAGAAAAAAATCGAACCTTACGGTCAATCTGTAGAGGTGGATGGCAAAAGGATGAACGTTTTCATACAGGGGAATGGGGATCAGATCATCGTCCTACTCCCAGGACAAGGCACTCCATCTCCTGTCCTGGACTTTAAGCCGCTCATTGATGAATTGTCGCCGGATTACAGGGTCGTAGCCATAGAACCCTTTGGTTATGGACTCAGCGACGGAACTGACAAAGAAAGAACAACAGAGAATATCGTTAGTGAGATTCACCAGGCGGTACAGCAGCTAAAGCTGGATCATTACATTTTAA
It encodes the following:
- the pflA gene encoding pyruvate formate-lyase-activating protein codes for the protein MTGHIHSIESFGTVDGPGVRLVVFLQGCPMRCQYCHNPDTWKMAGGTEMTVDEILRQYESSRNFYRGGGITATGGEPMMQLEFVTELFEAARKKDIHTCLDTSGVTFRRDDKVLLSKIERLLKSTSLVMLDIKHIDNEKHKPLTGHSNNNILDFARYLDELEVPVWVRHVVVPGLTDQEEDLYRLGRFIGELTNVKALDVLPYHDMGKVKYESLGMEYPLKDVPPMSKENAVAAKKIILSGIKAARLDKTN
- a CDS encoding DUF362 domain-containing protein; translated protein: MARVISDACVSCGTCEGECPVSAISQGDSMFVIDADSCIDCGACEGVCPTGAISEA
- a CDS encoding gamma-glutamyl-gamma-aminobutyrate hydrolase family protein, translated to MRKPLIGLTPYHDTDNHDIKMRPTYLRALKAAGAIPVVMPLEASKDDLLQLTDELDGFLFAGGPDVHPFLFGEETREGCGNVSKERDQMELTLLPLILALGKPVLGICRGIQVLNIGLGGDIWQDIPSQVKRDFPVAHSQPFYYNMPSHTVTLSDDSLLSSIAGKSELKVNSMHHQAVREVAPGLIATAWSPDQLVEAIEMPGYPFFLGVQWHPEYLWEKDDVALRMFQTFVDACRKE
- a CDS encoding helix-turn-helix domain-containing protein, with the translated sequence MAEIHYLISDASRKVDVESHVLRYWEDELQLDIPRNEMGHRYYTETHIRLFRQIKDLKEKGYQLKAIKTALDKVIEGSEDPIIPDDLLEGQITQELKEGSLSGQEGGTVLDIHNTAPVSIASEKMEQFQEIMNHIIGRALEVNNEQLSQDVSCLVNDKVIKEMQYLMSLKEEKEEERYKQLDELLRTYQKDNKGRAEAAASKIPFFNRKKKFGRNGKKL